The Elusimicrobiota bacterium DNA window AAGATCGGGAAAGGGCGTCTATAGAAAAGGCAGATAAAGCGGTACGCGAGCACCCCGATGGCGGCATAGGCGGCTATGTTCAATGCAGGGAGTATGAAGGAAAGCGGCAGCGCCTTGCCGGAAAGGAATACGAGCCAGCTGAATGCCCCGTGGTGGTGCGTCACCTTCGTTGTGTACCAATCCAAAGCGAGCATATCGGGATGTAGTCGCCTGATCGCCGGAAGGATGTACGCGCTTTGATCTCCAATGGCGTAGTTGAGTCCTGGGACGAGCGCGAAAAGACCGGTCGCGAGGGCTGCGATGCGCTTCTCGCAGGAGGAAAGGACGTTCATTTTGGGAGGGGCTCTGCTCGGCGCCGCGCGAGACCGCTCCACCAGAATCGGAGGATGGGCCGCAGATGCTCGAAGATGGCTGCATGCGCGAGGCTCATTGAGGATTTTTTTGAGGTATCTCTCTCAAGGATGACGGGAAATTGCCGGACGACGAGGCCTTTCTGAATCGCCCGGACGATCAGTTCCGTGTCGAAGAACCAGCGCATGTCTTCGACTTCGGCGAGGACGGGAAGGATGGCGCTACGCTTGAAGAACTTCAGCCCGCAGGTCGTGTCGTACCCTTGCGCCTGCAGGAGGGTGTTGACGATGGCTTTGTACCCTGCGGTGAGCATTCTCCTGAAGGCGGTGCTCATGGACCAGGGGCTGACGTCGATCCTCACTCCGATGGCGGCATCACACGCGCCTTGAGAGAGGGCGATGACGAGCGGCGCTATGCCAATTTCGGGGATTTCGAGATCGGTGTCGATGTAGCCGACGATCGGCGCAGAAGCCGACTGGAACCCTTTGATGACGGATGCCCCCCGCCCGGAGTTCTCCGGATTGCGGAGGAGGATGATGTTCTCCCGTCTTTGGAGCTCGGTCAGCAGGGAAAACTCTTGCTCACTGCTCCCGTCGTCGACAACGATGATTTCATGGACGTGGTTCAGGTGGGCGAACAATGCGCGGATTCTGCGGACGGCGCGTTCGAGGTATTTTGCCTCGTTGTAGCAGGTGAGGATGATGCTGATCCGGGCGTCGTTCAGTGGAGCGCATTGCGCAGTCATCGGGAGATGGGGCTCGAGTTGGGGATGGCGGACAGGGCGATGCCAGCCAAGATGACGATCAGTCCAAGTACCTGGGTACGGTTCAGGTGTTCGTCGAAATAATATTGGGCTGCAAAAATGAGCATGAGGTATGCCAGGCTCTGGGAGACGGGGAAGGCGATGTTGATATTGACGTCTCGGAGGACCCGCATCCAGAGGACGGTGCTTAGGACCGCGAAGACGAACCAGGACCAGACTGAGAAGCTCGTGACCAGCGCAGCGGACGTTGCCAGCGGCCGTGAGAAGTCCAACGACAGACTTTGCGACGCGCGCTTTAGGAGGAGCTGACCTGCGATTTGTGCGATGGTGGAGATGAGAAGGAGCATGAATATTGAAAATTTCATCGGCAGAAGACTCCATTCGGTATCTGAGTGTAGCGGTGTATGACTGACTCGTGGCGGCCGCGCATCATAAGTATTCCGGCGAATCTTGGGGATCCTGTCCGGGGGGCGTCCGCGATGATATCTGGACGAGGATGGCCCATATCCCAAGGGTGTAGGTGATGCTCCCTGCGAGAACGGCGAAAGAGACTCCTCGGAGTCCCATGCCGAGACGTGTGAACAGACCACATAGGGCGAAGATAATCGCTGCAGAAAGCAGGCAGAGCAATCCTTGCTGGCGTTTGTTCGCCGTGGCGACCATGAA harbors:
- a CDS encoding glycosyltransferase, which gives rise to MTAQCAPLNDARISIILTCYNEAKYLERAVRRIRALFAHLNHVHEIIVVDDGSSEQEFSLLTELQRRENIILLRNPENSGRGASVIKGFQSASAPIVGYIDTDLEIPEIGIAPLVIALSQGACDAAIGVRIDVSPWSMSTAFRRMLTAGYKAIVNTLLQAQGYDTTCGLKFFKRSAILPVLAEVEDMRWFFDTELIVRAIQKGLVVRQFPVILERDTSKKSSMSLAHAAIFEHLRPILRFWWSGLARRRAEPLPK